One segment of Paenibacillus sp. FSL R7-0337 DNA contains the following:
- a CDS encoding LysR family transcriptional regulator: protein MELRQLQYVLQIAAERNFSRAADKLHIAQPSLSQQLSKLEKELGVLLFQRNTSSVELTHAGKKFVEQAQTIIDAVELLRQEMSDISQLRTGRVVVGSMPITGAHLLPHVLPAFKRKYSEVEITLLEDSSMNLEKLTASGQTDLSLLSLPLEIPTLAYEVLGEERIDLAVPPEHPLAARMLLGTRTSLTELKDEPFIVLKEGQGFRKMTVELCRGAGFEPRIVFESNNMETVQSLVATGMGVTLVPHFIARAPRSEFVPVYLPLAEPVPSRTLVVAYRRGRYLSRAAEAFIETFQATVAGLAGE, encoded by the coding sequence ATGGAACTGCGTCAACTGCAATATGTCCTGCAAATTGCGGCTGAGCGTAATTTTTCCCGGGCAGCAGACAAGCTGCATATCGCTCAGCCTTCACTCAGCCAGCAACTCTCCAAACTGGAAAAAGAACTGGGTGTCCTTCTTTTCCAGCGCAATACCAGTTCAGTAGAGCTGACTCATGCCGGTAAGAAATTCGTCGAGCAGGCTCAGACCATCATTGATGCCGTAGAACTGCTGCGCCAGGAGATGTCGGATATATCCCAGCTGCGCACCGGACGGGTTGTGGTTGGCAGCATGCCGATCACCGGTGCGCATCTGCTGCCGCATGTGCTGCCTGCCTTCAAACGCAAATACTCCGAGGTTGAAATCACGCTGCTGGAGGACTCCTCCATGAATCTTGAGAAGCTGACAGCCAGCGGCCAGACAGATCTCAGCCTGCTATCCCTGCCACTGGAGATTCCGACTCTAGCTTACGAGGTTCTTGGAGAGGAACGGATCGACCTGGCAGTCCCGCCTGAGCATCCGCTGGCGGCGCGGATGCTGCTGGGTACACGAACTTCGCTGACCGAGCTTAAGGATGAACCGTTCATCGTGCTCAAAGAAGGACAGGGCTTCCGCAAAATGACGGTGGAGCTATGCCGTGGAGCCGGATTTGAGCCGCGGATTGTCTTCGAAAGCAACAATATGGAGACCGTCCAATCGCTAGTAGCCACCGGAATGGGCGTAACGCTCGTGCCACATTTCATTGCACGGGCACCGCGGAGTGAATTCGTGCCTGTCTACCTGCCTTTGGCCGAACCGGTACCCAGCCGTACTCTGGTTGTCGCTTACCGGCGCGGACGCTATTTGTCCCGTGCTGCGGAAGCTTTCATTGAAACCTTCCAGGCAACGGTCGCCGGACTGGCAGGCGAATAA